Part of the Paenibacillus terrae HPL-003 genome is shown below.
CTTTCTTCAACGTTGACTAAAACATTAGAACTATTTTCTCAAGAAGCAAGATTTATTGCTCCTATACTAAATCCACAAGTAGGAAATTTTTTGAATGAGATTAAAAATAGTGATAGCGATAAAAATGCAGAAAAGTTTGTTGATTTGTTAGAAAACCAATATGTCTTAGGTACACATATTACAAATGAAAATACAGTACATGAATTAAAAAGTCTGTTTGAACAAGGAATAGAAAAGGATAATATTATCTTAATTCATAAAAATAGAGATTATTTAGCCCAATACTCAGAGACATTCGCTGACAAAGAAACAAGGTATAACTTAATTCCTGATGAGAGTGTTTTTAGAAGAACTATTAGGCATAACAGGGTCCTTTTCAATGATAAGTTTGCAAAAAAAACGCGTAATTCTGACTATATTAATGCTATAGACGAATTTTTCTCAGATGATCATTTATATTTCGCTGACGATGGCTATAAAGGATTTTCTGATTATTCCGTAATCGGTTCTGATTATATTGAGTCTGGTTTTGCCCCATATGCTGTTGCGATGCACATTGTATATTTTGATGAAAAAAACAATTTAAGAATTAGACATTTCGTATCTGATTCTAATGATGATATTAAAGATCCGGCAGGTAAATTTGGTGAGGCTCTAACAAAGTTAGTGAAGTGGAACAAAGAGAAAAACTTAGATACATACGGAATCAGGAAACTTATGGAGCACTATGAAAATGGTACTTATCCGGGTCTTGGAACGGTCAAAAAACTTTCAGTTATGCACCACATTGAACTCATGAGCGATTTTTTAAATGAGGTGTATTAAGTATGATATGTTGTTTGAATTGTTTTAAAGATATTCATATTAAGGATATCATAGAAACGCTTGATAAAAAGGGGAATTGCGACGTCTGTGGTAAAATGGAAACATATATATATGACACTGATGAGCCCAGTGTTGATTTAATTCAATTGTTTGATGGGTTACTTGATACGTATAAACCATTAAGTAATTTGCCTAGTAATTTTCCAAAAGAAAAATTGGATATCTTGCGAAATGAACTCTTCGAAAACTGGAATATATTCAACTTAGAAAAAGAAAAAATAATATTCTTACTTAAGAATATATGTAAACAAAAATATGATGAGAGCCCCAACATATTTGACGAGCTTGTTGGTATTGATGAGTTTCAAGATGAGAACTATGTTTTGGAAAACTCTCTTCTAAAAAGTTATACATGGGAAGATTTCGTCAAAGGAATTAGAAATGAAAACAGATTTCATACTAACTATTTTAATTTAGATATCTTTAATTCATTTCTCAAATATGCTCAAAAGTCCTATGAAAAAGGCACTACTTTTTATAGGGCAAGAATTTCTGATGCAGGAGGGTTGGAAAAAAATAAAATGGGAGCTCCTCCTTTAGATATTGCTTCAGATGGACGAGTAAATGCCTCAGGAATTAGTTGTCTTTATCTGTCGAAACTTAGTGAGACAACCATACATGAAATTAGGGCAGGGGCCCATGATTTTGTGACAATTGGAAGTTTCAGATTAAAAGAAGATATTTCTATAGTAAACTTAATGAATTTACATCAAATAAGCCCTTTTAGCACTATAGATGACATTGACTTTCTCCAACATGCAATAAACAGAAGACACTTAGAGAAAATAGGTAATGAAATTGCTAAGCCCTTAAGAAGACAGGATAGTCCACTGGACTACCTCCCTACACAATATATAAGTGACTTTATAAAAAGTAAAGGTTACCAAGGGATCGAGTACAAAAGTACTATGCATGTAGGTGGAAAAAACCTTGCGATTTTTAATGAGGATTTATTAGAGTGTATTGATGTTTATGTGGAAAAGATTAATGGAGTAAATTACAGCCACTTACCAGAACCCTTCGAATAAAGAAATGACAAGTTAGATTCACTATATTAAGGCCTAAGGCCCTGCTCAAGATAACTCCAATAATCAGGAGTTATCTTTTTTTTCATGTGTGATTTCCCTCCCCCCACACAAAGGTTAAAATTTTATAAAAAAAGTTCAAAACCAGCAAAGACCTTTCCCGGCCTGGAATGATACCATGTGGTTGCACATAAGAAAAGGAGAGGCGTTCATCGCCACTCTATTGTAAGCGCTATCTAACATCTACTCTAATCAGCACTTACCTGAGGATTTTGCAAAATCCTTACCTTCAAAATGACCCGCATCACATGAGGAAAGGGGAGCTTTATATGAAAAAAGGAGCTGTTGTCGTCTGGCTTCTGGTTTTAGCCCTGATGCTTTCGGCCTGTAATTTGGCGGAGAGTGGCACAGGCAGCAAGGAAAAAGGCTATGTGGGCATTTCCATGCCGACCAAATCGTCCGAGCGTTGGGTAGGAGACGGGGAGAATATGGTCCGGCTGTTTCAGGAGCAAGGCTATAAAACGGATTTGCAGTACGCCGAGGACGTAGTAGAAAATCAAATTTCCCAAATCGAAAATATGATTACCAAGGGTGTGAATGTCATGGTGGTTGCATCAGTGGATGGTAACACGCTGACGGATGTAATCCAGAAGGCACATGACCGGGGGATTCAGGTCATTTCCTATGACCGACTGATTCGGAACACGCCTTATCTGACGTATTATGCGACCTTCGACAACTTTAAGGTGGGCGTGCTACAGGCGTCGTATATTGAGAAAAAGCTGGGGCTGAAGGAAGGCAAAGGTCCTTTCAATGTGGAGCTGTTCGGCGGTTCGCCGGATGACAATAACGCGTATTTCTTCTTTAACGGCGCGATGTCTGTCCTCAAGCCGTATATTGATTCTGGCAAACTCGTCGTACGCAGCAAGCAAATGACGATGGCGCAAATTGCTACGCTGCGGTGGGACGGAGCCTTGGCCCAGTCGCGGATGGACAATCTGCTGAGTGCCTACTATTCGGGAGCGAATCTGGATGCGGTGTTATCCCCGTATGACGGGATTAGCATCGGTATTATTTCATCCCTCAAAGGGGTTGGCTACGGATCAGCGAACAAGCCGCTGCCGATCATTACGGGGCAGGATGCAGAGCTGGCTTCCATCAAGTCAATTGTGGCCGGGGAGCAGACGCAAACCATATTTAAGGATACTCGCAAGCTGGCTGAGCAAACGGTCGTGATGGCCAACAGCATTTTACAGGGCAAGCAAGCGAAAGTGAATGATGCCAAATCGTATAACAACGGAATAAAAGTAGTCCCTGCTTATTTGCTTGACCCGATCTCGGTGGATCGGACGAATGTCGAGAAGGATATTGTCGGCAGCCATTATTACACCAAGGAGCAAATCGGGCTGAAATAGGAGCAGGTTATTCAACCGAAAGGAGCGTATCCCATGACTGGAATCATTTTGGAAATGAAGGGAATTACCAAGACCTTTCCCGGTGTGAAGGCGTTGGAAAACGTAAATCTCAAGATCAAGGAAGGCGAAATCCATTCCCTGTGCGGTGAGAACGGTGCGGGCAAATCAACGCTAATGAAGGTACTGAGCGGTGTATATCCGCATGGGACCTATGAAGGGGATATTATTTTCCAGGGCAAAACGTGTGAGTTCAAGGATATCAAGCAGAGCGAGGAATTGGGCATCGTCATTATCCATCAGGAGCTGGCACTGATTCCGTATCTGTCGATTGCCGAAAATATTTATCTGGGCAACGAACGCGCTAGTGGCGGTGTGATTGATTGGAAAGAGACCTTTGTGGGTACACGTGAGCTGCTGTCCAAGGTCGGCTTGAGCGAAAATCCCAATACACTCGTTACGAATATCGGGGTCGGGAAGCAGCAACTGGTCGAAATTGCGAAAGCGCTTTCTAAAAAGGTAAAGCTGCTCATTCTCGATGAACCGACAGCGGCGTTGAATGAGGACGACAGCGAAAATCTGCTTAATCTGATGCTGGAATTTAAAAAGCAGGGCATTTCCTGCATTCTCATTTCCCACAAGCTGAATGAGGTCGCAAAGGTATCCGATTCCATCACGATTTTACGGGACGGGAAGACAATTGAGACGCTGGATATGAAAAAGGATGAGGTCACGGAGGACCGGATTATTAGCGGGATGGTTGGACGTGATCTGACCAGCCGTTACCCGGAGCGCCATGCGGAAATTGGCAAAGTCATTTTGGAAGTGAAGGATTGGACGGTGTATCACGAGCATCATGCGGAGCGCAAGGTGCTGGATCAGGTGAATTTGAACATCCGGCGAGGTGAAATTGTCGGTATTGCCGGATTGATGGGAGCGGGACGGACGGAGCTGGCGATGAGCATTTTCGGCAAAGCGTATGGACGCAATATTTCCGGTCAACTGATCAAGGACGGCAAGCCGATCCAGAACAACACGGTAACAGACGCGATTAACAACGGTTTTGCTTATGTGACCGAGGATCGCAAGGAGTTTGGCCTGATTCTGATGGACGATATCAAGCGCAATATTTCGCTGACTGGCCTGAACAAGCTGACGAAAGGCGTTGTCGTCAATGAGCAGGAGGAAGTGATCGTTGCTGAGGATATGAAAAAGAGCATGAACATCAAAGCGCCGAGCATTTTACAGAAAACAGGCAATCTGAGCGGCGGCAATCAGCAGAAGGTGGTATTGAGCAAATGGATTTTTGCCGGGCCGGATATTCTGATTCTGGATGAGCCGACACGCGGCATTGATGTGGGCGCCAAATATGAAATTTACACGATTATTCATCGACTTGCCGCTGAAGGCAAGGGAGTGCTGGTTATTTCGTCCGAGCTACCAGAGGTACTGGGCTTGTGTGATCGGATTTA
Proteins encoded:
- a CDS encoding RES family NAD+ phosphorylase is translated as MICCLNCFKDIHIKDIIETLDKKGNCDVCGKMETYIYDTDEPSVDLIQLFDGLLDTYKPLSNLPSNFPKEKLDILRNELFENWNIFNLEKEKIIFLLKNICKQKYDESPNIFDELVGIDEFQDENYVLENSLLKSYTWEDFVKGIRNENRFHTNYFNLDIFNSFLKYAQKSYEKGTTFYRARISDAGGLEKNKMGAPPLDIASDGRVNASGISCLYLSKLSETTIHEIRAGAHDFVTIGSFRLKEDISIVNLMNLHQISPFSTIDDIDFLQHAINRRHLEKIGNEIAKPLRRQDSPLDYLPTQYISDFIKSKGYQGIEYKSTMHVGGKNLAIFNEDLLECIDVYVEKINGVNYSHLPEPFE
- a CDS encoding sce7725 family protein — encoded protein: MYFPYLRGKQFELIAIRELVEYKLIGKNILPIIEPVKLSSTLTKTLELFSQEARFIAPILNPQVGNFLNEIKNSDSDKNAEKFVDLLENQYVLGTHITNENTVHELKSLFEQGIEKDNIILIHKNRDYLAQYSETFADKETRYNLIPDESVFRRTIRHNRVLFNDKFAKKTRNSDYINAIDEFFSDDHLYFADDGYKGFSDYSVIGSDYIESGFAPYAVAMHIVYFDEKNNLRIRHFVSDSNDDIKDPAGKFGEALTKLVKWNKEKNLDTYGIRKLMEHYENGTYPGLGTVKKLSVMHHIELMSDFLNEVY
- the mmsA gene encoding multiple monosaccharide ABC transporter ATP-binding protein, whose amino-acid sequence is MTGIILEMKGITKTFPGVKALENVNLKIKEGEIHSLCGENGAGKSTLMKVLSGVYPHGTYEGDIIFQGKTCEFKDIKQSEELGIVIIHQELALIPYLSIAENIYLGNERASGGVIDWKETFVGTRELLSKVGLSENPNTLVTNIGVGKQQLVEIAKALSKKVKLLILDEPTAALNEDDSENLLNLMLEFKKQGISCILISHKLNEVAKVSDSITILRDGKTIETLDMKKDEVTEDRIISGMVGRDLTSRYPERHAEIGKVILEVKDWTVYHEHHAERKVLDQVNLNIRRGEIVGIAGLMGAGRTELAMSIFGKAYGRNISGQLIKDGKPIQNNTVTDAINNGFAYVTEDRKEFGLILMDDIKRNISLTGLNKLTKGVVVNEQEEVIVAEDMKKSMNIKAPSILQKTGNLSGGNQQKVVLSKWIFAGPDILILDEPTRGIDVGAKYEIYTIIHRLAAEGKGVLVISSELPEVLGLCDRIYVMNAGRITGEVSREDASQETLMRYMTKSGGVKHGNHN
- the chvE gene encoding multiple monosaccharide ABC transporter substrate-binding protein, which gives rise to MKKGAVVVWLLVLALMLSACNLAESGTGSKEKGYVGISMPTKSSERWVGDGENMVRLFQEQGYKTDLQYAEDVVENQISQIENMITKGVNVMVVASVDGNTLTDVIQKAHDRGIQVISYDRLIRNTPYLTYYATFDNFKVGVLQASYIEKKLGLKEGKGPFNVELFGGSPDDNNAYFFFNGAMSVLKPYIDSGKLVVRSKQMTMAQIATLRWDGALAQSRMDNLLSAYYSGANLDAVLSPYDGISIGIISSLKGVGYGSANKPLPIITGQDAELASIKSIVAGEQTQTIFKDTRKLAEQTVVMANSILQGKQAKVNDAKSYNNGIKVVPAYLLDPISVDRTNVEKDIVGSHYYTKEQIGLK